Genomic window (Candidatus Diapherotrites archaeon):
AAAATTTTCATCTCCTCCCACTGAATAATCATAAACATATTCATTTTCTTTTGGTTCCCTTTGACTTATTTCAGTTACCTGCAATACTCCGAGATCGCCACCTAAAAACAAAGCGGTTTCTTCTGATGCTTGTGCTTCATTTATTTTGAGAGAAACAAGTTTTTCATAACTTGCTATTTGCTGCCCTCTTTTGTTTATTGCCCATTTCAGTTTTGGTTCAATTACTGCAGTAATGCCTCCAATGCTCAACGGATAAAAGTTCAAAGGAGAATTTTTCTGCTTCAAATAAAATTCAATAATATGACTTTCATTAAAATGTGTTGCAATACTTTTTACTGTTCTTTCACTTGCTTTTTTGCTTTGATAACTGTAAGAATAACTCAATGCAGACAGCAGGTATTGCAGATCAACAATCAGTTCGCTGCTTGCAGTAGCTAAAGTGATTTTTTGATTCAATTCAAATCTCTTTTCTTTTAGGCAGTTGAAAAGTTTTTGTGACGGATAACCATCTCCTGAAAGATAAGCAAAAAGAAATTCCCTTGCGAGATCTTCGCTTGCATTAAAAACAATTCCAGGAATTCTTTTCTGCCTTGCACCTAAACCACAGCCAAATATGTTTATTAGAATAAATGCTATTGTTGAAGGCAGTTCAATGTTTACTGCTGTCTCATGGGCTTTTCTTATCACTGGCTTGAATCCAAACAATTCTTTGATTATTCCTGAATTGTATTCAATTATTTCTTTTTTGTGGGCGCCAAATGAAAGGCTTGAAGATTTTAATGTTTTTCTTGTGCTTCCTTCAGCAATAAAAAATCCAAGGAACTGCATTAGCCCAGAGTTTACCTCCAGTTCAATCCCTATTTTGTACTTGCAGTGCCTTGCCCCAAGCCTGCAGTCGTAAAACAGTTTTCTTTCTTCTTGGCTTAAAATTTTTAATAGTCTTACAGGCAGCCTGTCGCATTTCATGTAATTCCTGTAAAAATCCAAGTGCCTTTCAGTTGGGTTCAATTGAGATTTTATTTTATTCTTGATTTGTTCATTTGAATATAGAATATCTTTAACTCCAAAAATGCTGAATTCTTTTAATCTTTCATCCTCTATCTTCATGCATTCTTCCAGCAGGTTTATTTCTCTCTTTGTTTCTTCAATCCATTTATTTCTTGGAACAATAATGTAATCGCCAACATTTAATTCATCTGCTTTAATGCTTTTTGTTCTTCCGTTCTCCAAAGTAAATAGGCTGTGATGTTTTGTTGTTTCAACGCATCTATTGCCAACTGTTTTTATTTTGAATATTTTTTCAAGGTCTTTCATTCTATGCCTGTGAACCGACTTAACTTCCTTGAATTTCAATTTATTTGTTTTCTTGTCAAAACACAGCACTTCAATTTCTTTTAAATCCCTCAACGAGTCAATTTCTTGTTTTTCGTTGAACTCAAAGCCTTTCTTCTCCATTAACTCATCAATAATTTCTCCAATTCTCTCAATCTTTGCAGTCCCATTAACTCTAACAACACTTGGTGTATCCCATGTAACAGAATTCGTGGAATATTCATGTATTATTGTTGTTAGCGTTCTAACTTTCCCGAAAAGCCCAAGCATCTGCCTGTTCTTCTTGAAGAATTCCGCTACGCTGTGCTCCTTGAAGTCTTTTGCTAATTCTTCTGCTGTAACCAAAGGCTTCAATTGAATGCCGGGATTGCTTTCCTGGCTCTTCTGCTGGCTTGCCTGCTGGGTTTTTACTTTTTCCTGCAAAGGATTCACCTAATAAAAAAAACATTAAAATTATAATTCAAATTTCTTGAATGATTCTTTCCTCAAAAACTTTTTTGCCCTGTCATGCGATGCGCCTTCAAGCAGCAGTTCAATTGCCTTTTTTGCCTTCTCTATTTCCTCAAGGCCTCCTATTATGGATATTGTTTTGCCGTAAACAGAAATCAAGGCTCCTGTGCTCCTCTCAATTTCTTCTCTAACTCTACCTTCCCGTCCAATCACTCTGCCTTTCTTCTGCTTGATCAATTTCTCTGATTTTCCAAGCAATTCACTTAAATCAATTATCTCCAAGTAATTGTCTTTTTCCTTCAACAAAAAAGCGTGCTCAGGCGAAAAACCCCGAGCTATAGCCTTAATTATGTTGAGTGCAATATAAAAATTTAATGCATTTCCCGCATCAGATTTTACGTCTATATCCCCTGATTCTGAATCAACTTCAATGCTTGTTTTTGTTGCCCTTTCAATGCCTTTTTTTGTCTCTCCATGAAGCCCAATTATGACTGCAATCCTGTCCTTGGGCACCTTCAAATACTCTTCAATCATCAAAAAAACCATCAAAAATAACCTAAAAAAAGCATATATATCTTTCCTGCAAAAGGTTTAAATTCAATTCCAAAAGGCAGGAATTTTAAACAAATTCAACAGCCTTTTTCACTTCTTCATAAGCTTCTTCAAAGCTTTTCTTCAAGCCTTTCTTGGAGAAGTAATTGCTTACATTTCTTAAGTCTCTCTCGAAGAATTCTCTTGCTTTTGGGTGGGAGGCAAGTACAGCCTGGCCTATGTCTATGAGCACTAATTCCTGTTCTCCTTCAGATTCTCTCACTAAAACATTGTATTCGCTTAAATCAGAATGCACTAATCCGGCCTTGTACATTCTTGCAATCCATTCAATCATTGTATTGTATGCCTTACTCAAATCTTTTATGTCTGTTTCTTTCATTGTATTTGATGGAATTCCATTCACTCCAATGAATTCCATTACCAAAACGTTCTTCTCAAAACCCAAAGGCAATGGAACTCTAACGCCAGCCCTTCTTGCTAACTCTAAATTCTTGAATTCTTTTTTTGTCCAGGCAAAAATTAGTTCGTGTTTTTCTTTGGGAACCTGCTTGAATCTCTGGTCTCCTTGAATGTAGGCGCTCATGTTCTTGAAGTCTGATGTTGTAATGCGATAAATTTTTACTGCGCGGAAGTTTCCTGCCCTGTCCCTTGCCCTGAATACATGTGCTTCCTTTCCTGTTGAAATCACAAACTCTAATTCTTCTATCAGGCCTTTTGTTGCAAGCTTGTGGACTGCGGCAATTGTCTTTTCGTCGAATACTTTTGCGAAGACCCTTTGAGTGCTTTCTTCTTTGATGAATTCTTTTAGTGACTCAAATTCTTTTGGCTTCATAAAAAATTAGTTTAAAGCGGAAGGTTCTTCAATAAACCTTTTTTTTGTATGTATTCCCTCTGGAATCCAAGGTATCTCCATACAATGTCTGCTTTTGAGGGCTGGAAGTCCCACACTTTAATTAAAATCAGGTCGCCTTCCCTTATCCACACCTTTTTTTTCATTTTGCCTGGAATCCTGCAGTTCCTTTCCTTTCCGTCTTCTGCTATTGCCTTGATCTGGTTGACTCCAAGCAGTTGCGTTGCAATAGCGAACTGCTCTCCCTCTTTCCTGTTGGGCATCCTTATCCTTCTAATGCTTTCTTCTTCGCTTAACTGTTCCCCTCTTTTTTGCCCGTTCAATTAAATTACACCTTGTATACTTGAATGTGAGGAATATTATTTATTCTTATTACCTCTTTCTCTGAAGCAAGGCCTGATTTCAGTGCAATTCCAACAGCTTTTTCTCCAACCAAATTCGCTGAACTGCATTCTTGGAGAAGCAGCTCCAGTTCTTTTTCTTTAATCAATTCTCCTTTATAAAAATTAGGGCTGACAAAAAAATTTATTTTCCCTTTCTTCAATGTTTTCCCCACAAGCTCTCTGTCGCACGCAGCCAGCACTGTCTGGCCCTGAATTGAATGAATTTTATGGTACAAGTGCTCACGCTCACAAGTGCTTTACTGGGCTTATTGCGCCGCAGGCCTCGCATCTCATTACCTTTACGCCTTGCCTGTCAATGAATTTGGTGTCAGGCCTGTTGCACTCCCTGCACAAAACAAATTCCTTGATGTAATTATGAATCAATTCTGTGACATTCTTTTCGGAGAATTTTCCGTTCAGGATAAGCCTCCCTTCTGAAACAAAACAAGCTGTTCCAATTTCTCTTGTAATAAACTTCAGCAAATGCTTTTCATCCCTGTTAATTAACTTTAGAATTGAAGAAAAATTTTTGACTATGGTTTTTGTTCCTTCAATATGGCTTTCTACCACAGGCATCTCAAACCTTTCCTTTGCCAGAGCCTGCTTGGGCAGGGACATGTATAATCTGTCCAGCATTTTTTCATAATCCATTGAATCCTTTGCAGTCATTTCATCACTCAAAATATAGCAAAATAATTTCTAATAGAAAAAGTATATTAATTAATTCTTTCCATATTAAAGTGAAAGCAAAGGTTTTGCTATGGATTTAAGTTTTCTTTTGAATGATCTCCTTCGCTCTCTAGGTCTTGTGGGCCTGTTTCTGGCTTCACTTATAGCAAATGCTGCAATATTCCTTGTGACACCCATAGATGTAATAGTGGTTATTGCAGGCTCAATAGGCTTATGGCATCCAGTAGTAATAGGAATTGTTGCCGGGCTTGGAGGCGCATTAGGGGAAATGACTTCCTACTTTATTGGCTTGGGCGGAATAAAGCTCGTGGAAAAAAGATTTGAACTGAAGACAGTATTCTTTGATTACGTGAGAAAAAGGCTTGACAAGTGGGGTTCTATCTTCATTTTCTTTGCTTCTGTGACACCATTCCCTTTTGATTTTGTTGGAATTGTGGCAGGGCTCATAAAGTATGACTGGAGGAAGTTCTTTATTGCAATGCTCGCAGGAAAAATAATCAAGTACGCATTGCTTGCTTATGCAGGATTCACGGGAATAAAACTGCTGAAGCTGGTTTTCCTTGAGAGAGCTGAAATGCAGCCCGTATTCCTTGCAGGCCTTGCCCTTCTAATAATACTGATTGCAGGCGTCTATTACCTCACGAAAAGGGAGGTTAAAGAACATTTATAGGGTTGTATTTATTATGCCGGGAAAGACAAGAAGAAGATTTTTGATAAGGCAAAAGCAGAAAAGGAAAAAAAAAATAAAGCAAAGAGCAAAAGAAAAAGTTTTTTTGTATGATGGCAAAGATTTAGTTTTTAGCGTAAAAGTTCTAAAAAAGGCTCCGCCAAAAACCTTGGAAAAAATTAAGAAAGCCCTTGTAAAAAGGGTTCCTGAATTGGTTAGTGAAGGTTATTTGTATGATTTAATGGAATTATACTCAATTCCTGAACTAATTAAAATTCTTGAAAAAGAGGGAGCATACGAGCGCGATATTACAGAAAGATTAAAGACAGGAAAAATTAAGCAGAAATATAAATTTTAATTAACGGTTTCAGAATACAGAAAACCCTAATCATTGTTTTATTTTTCCTTTCAGGAATCCTTTTATTTCCTTTTTTACTTGCTCGTAATCTGGGGCTCTGTAGATAAGCCCTCTTAGCTCTTGTTCGAATTCTTTCCTGCCGCAAAAATTTAATGACCTCATTCTTTTTCCCGCTTCCCTGAATTTTTTTTCAGTCAATCTTTTATTGAATTCCACTTTGTTCTGAATCATAAGCCAGACGTCAAGAAAGTCTCTTGCCTTTCCCCTTGCATACATTGCCCTGATTTTTTCTGCAAAAATTTCTTTTTCCTGCATGACCAAAACAAAGTATCTTGGAATGTCGGTGTAGTCTTGTATTGCCTGTCTCCACTCAGGTTTAAGATGCAGTTCAGTTCTTTTTTCCGCATCAATGCTGATGGTGTTGGTTGACTCAATTCTTCCAACAAACAATGGGCCCTCAAACCTTATTTTTGCAGTGTAAGCTTCTTTGAACAATTCCTCTTTTACGAAAGAATAGTTTAATCCAAGCAAAGAGCTTTGCTTTAAAGCCTTGCGAACTAATTCTTTTATTTTCTTTGGATTTAAATTAGAATTGAAATCCAAGTCCTCTGAAAACCGAGGGTAATTGAACATAATCTTTAAGGCAATTCCACCTTTAAAAATCATTTTATCTGTTTCTTTAAATAAATTAAATAAGAAGACGTTTTGCAGGTAATCCTTTTCCTGAAAGTAGGACTGAATGCCATTCTTTTTTGCCATAAACCTCAGTTCTTCTATAGAAATCAATGTATTTCCCTCCATTCAAGTAATTTCTTGTTATTAATAATCAAATTCCATTTTTTATTGTATTCATTGCTCTTTGGAAGCGTTGAATCAAGCTTTGAGTAGCCTCTTCCAATCCTTTTCTGCAGTTTCTTTAAAATAGTTGGCTCTGTCTTCAAATCCAGCAATTCAATCAAGTAGCCCAATCTTTTATTCAAAGACTTGTTGTTCATTCTAAGACAGTAACCTGCCAACTTTTTTTGATTCAATTCGCTCCAAGCATTAAACAATGCTTTTGTTGTTTCGCTTAGCCCGCCAGCATGTCTTGGAAGGAAAAGCGAATCAATTAATGCTTTCTCTTTTTCTGCAATAATAATCCTTTCTTTTTTGGTTCCTTCAAACTTGTATCCGAAAAACCTCTTCTTGCTTAAGGTCACATACTTTACTCTTAATTCTTTTCTTTGGATGTCTTGTTTTCTTTTGGTGGTTGCAATAAAAATTGTTTCCGGGAGTTGTTCAGTAAATTTATAAACAGAAAGAGCACTCCAAAAGCTGATGTAAGAAGGCCACACAGAAAAAGAAGCAAGCGCAAGAGGGTTGGCATAAGATCCGAAAACTTCTACAGAATATTTGCCGCCTTCAATTCTTTTGATTATTTTCTTCTTGTGCAAAGAATAAATGATTTTATAGCATTCCTCCCTGCTCAAACCAGAAAGTTTTTGAAGATTGCCCACCTCAAAATAAGGAAGGCCGGCATTCAATATTTTTTCCAATAAAAAGAACTCTTTTGGGGAAATAGAAGATTTTACGTTAATTTTCCTTTTTTTCATAAAATAATTACAAATGTTCTAATTTATAAATATATGCCTTAAAACACAGAAAACCCTAGTGCTGCACTCAATGCAATCATTGCAAGCATTAGGATTGTTTGAGGCGGCAGCGCAGGCAAGGCTTTCCCAACATGCTTTGAACTGTAATCTATTGTAAGGAGCAATCCAACAAGAGAGCCTGCAAGCACAAGGGATGGAGCAAAAATACTTCCAGGAAAAGACACCTTTGAGAGAGAGGCCTCAAGGACGCTTACAGTAAGGGTGAGAGGAATCACCATGTCCCCTGTGCCTAACTCGAATGTGTGCTCTTTTGTTGGGAGGGCGAAAGTGAAGGAAAGATTCTTGCTTGTAATCTCTTTAGCTAAAGTCACCATGTGCTTTGTCTTGAATACTGCAATTAAATCGTAGACAGCAAGGGCTGCAACGAATAATACTACTGGAATTATGCCTAAAGTTATTCCAATCAATGCCCCTGCGCCTGCTGCAGCAATAACTGAAGTAATGTTCCTCAATAAAATGCTTTTCTTCCACACCAGCCTTACGAATACTGCAAGAATTCCTGCAGCCAGTATTTCAAGCCCGCCGAATGGAAGAACAATTGAAGGAAAAAACAAGTTGAGTACAGCAAGAAGCACGATGTTTGTTGTGCCGAAGATTACTAAGGACTCAAAGACCTTGAATATTAATGCAATGAACTGCCTGAAGAACTTAATTACGAGCAATAAAATTCCAGTGAAGATCAGAATGTAAGCAATCAATGCAATTGAGTTTATTACGTCGTTAGGGTTCTGGTTCACTATCGCAGGCTGTTCTATGAGCCCTGAATTTTTTTCCCTTATTAACTCAAACCCTACAACCAGCCCAATCAATTGCGTTATGAAAAACAAGGCAACCAGCTGCACTACAAGCTTCCTGTTCATTTTATTTCACTTTTTGCTTTAAGCCAAAAAGAAATAGGAAGGAATTTAATTTAAATTGAACCCCAAAAAAATTATTTCTTTTCTGTTACGTCAATGAAGCCGTGCCTTTTCTCGTAGACTTCTCCCCTGCGCTTTAATTCGTTGATTATGTCGTTGACTTTGTCTTTCTCTATGCCTTGGGTTGCTGACTCTTCCACTATGTCTATTACTGGCACCATGTCCATTTCCCTTGCCTTCTCCCTGATAATGTTGAGTACAACCCTTAAATTCTGAATCTTTGAGTGAGGTTGCCCTGAAGTTATTAAGTCAATGTCAATCTTTCCTGTTGTAGGATCAACAACAACCTCCTGCAGTGATGCCCTCACAAGCCTTATTGCCCTTTCTGCGTCCTCTTTCTCTACTTTGTCGTTTAACCTTACTCTTGCACTCGCTTCGCTCAGCCTTACAAGGCCTTCCAGCTGCCTGTGGGTTGCAGCATAGCTGCCTTCCTTTTTTCCGAGCTCCCTTAAATTCAAGTAGAATTCAGAGATGGCTTTTGTTGCCTCTTCTGTTAGAATTGGCGCAATATGCTGCCTTGCATAAGCAATGTATTTCTTGAGCAGGTCAGGCTCAATTGGAGGAGTAATGATTTTCTCTAATTCCTCCAGTTCTTTTGCTTTCACTTTTTTTCCGCTCTTTTTCTCTTGAATTATTATTTCTCCTGCCTGGTGTGTCATGAGGATGTGAGTTGCGATCTCTTCGTCTTTCACTCTGTCCAGTACATCTTTAATCAAGAAGAACAAGTCAAACCTTGAGACAAGTGTCGGAGGAAGATTTATCTGCTCCATGTAGGGAGTGAATGGGTCAAAGCGAGCGAACTTGGGGTTTGCTGCAGCAAGAATGCTTGTCTCTGTCTTGAATCTTGTGACAATGCCTGCTTTTGCCACTGAAATCATTTCCTGTTCCATTGCCTCGTGCATTGCGCTCCTGTCGTCTTCATCCATTTTATCAAATTCATCCACAATTCCAATTCCGCCGGAAGCAAGCACTAATGCTCCTGCCTTCAAAGTCCAGCCGCCTTCTCCGAACTCGTCTTTTTCTGCGCTGGCAGTGTTATGCACAAAAAAGCCGTTTGAAATGAAATTATGAGCTCCATTAACAGTAAAGTCGTAAACATATTCATAAGAGGGAATTATTTCTCTTTTTTTTATTACTTCTTCCCAAAAAAGGTCAGAATTAGCAAGATTATCTAATAACTCGTTTCCAATCTTTTCATTTAATTCTTTTAGTTTTTCTCTTGAGGGCTTTGTTTTTCCTTTTCTGTAACCCCAATTGCCTTTTTTTCCCAGAAGCCCGCTTATTTCAGGAATTAAATCAATGTTTGTTCCTGAACTATTTAGGCTGCTGATAATTTCATTTAAGGAATCCTTTTTTTCTTTCAGGTTGAATTCGATTTTTTTCCTGAATTTTACAAGGTTTTCTTTGCCTCTTATTTCAATACAGTATTGATCATTGTTGCTTTTTACCGTGATTTCTTTTCCTTTTGCTATTGTTCCAGCTTTCTTTCTTAACCTTAACTTGCTGTGAATACCGAATTTAAGCAGGCATAATTGAAGTGTTCTTGCAAGCTCAAAGCTTATTGTACCTAAACCGACATGAGGCGACCCAAAAGAGGATTTTGAAGTGTAACCATCAGTATCAAAAAGCCCTTGAAGGAATTTTAAAAGAATGTTGTTAGGAAGCTCTGATGCAAAGCATGAAATTTTATTTTCAATTTTTTTGTTGTTAACGCCAAACTCTTTTATTATATCATAAAAAAAACTGAATTTTATTCTCCTGCCTGGGACCTTCCCTTTTTCTTGCAGTTTTTCAGGTTTTATCCCAAACAATTCATAACACAACACATCTATTTCTTGCAATATCTGTTCTGAAGTATTATAAATTCTGGTTTGAGTTGAACCTCTGCCTAAATAAATGTTCCCATCCCCCAAAACAAGCCCAGCAAGGTATGCAATTCTTTCATCATTTAAAAGCAATGGCACCCTAAAATTTTTTCCGTATCTAATAAACAACTCTTTTATTTCTTGAGCCAATTCTTTTAATTCAAACCCTGCATCAATTCCCATCTCTAAAAACAAATACAGAGGCATTCCTTGGTAGAATTTTCCTGAACGCCACATATACATTCTCTCTCTTTTTAACTTGTATATTGCAGCAATGTCTTGCAAAGAACTATATTTTTCTGTTAATTTATTTGTTATTTCAGTGAATTTCTTTGAAACATTATTTTTGATTCTTATATTCTCGTTTTTATTTAAGACTTCAACACAGTATTTTTCTTTTGCTTTCCCTTCAGGGAGCTTCCTTGCAGTAGCAACAAAGTCTCCTTCACTTAAATCATTTGATTTGACCCATTCAGTCCTGTTTTCTTTAATTCTAAGAAGTTTGGTGTTTTGGGTTATGCTCAAACTTTTGCCCGACCTGACTTTTATTTCAACCATTTTTTCTGGAGCCTTAATTCTCCAAATTTTTTCAACTGGCTTTTCTTCCATTTTCAGGTTGTCGTTCAATACTATAGAATTTAAGCCTTCGACTTTGTTGGAGAAAGCCCCAATCAGTTCTTCATCTGCATTTTTTTCATTGAATTTTTCTTCAACAAAATCTTTTATTTCTTTGAAGCCGTTTTCATTCAATACAAGAGAATCAGGGGCAACGCACAGGCCCACGCCCGACGTCGTCTTGCCGGCTGTGTAAATGCTCTTTGGGGCAATTATGTTCACTGCCTGCAGTATGGCAGATTTTGCAACGCCAGGGTCTCCCACCAATAGGATGTGAATGTTCCCCCTTATGCTTGTCTTTCCCGGAAGCAGTTTTTTTACGCCTCCAAACAATTGCAGCCCGATTGATTCCTTTACTATTTCGTGGCCGTAGATTGCAGGGGCAATGGATGCAGTGATCATGTCATAGATTTTAGGGTTTTTTGCTAATTCTTTTATTTTTTCTTCTTCTTCTTTTGTTACTTCCACTTCCTCGAATTCTTTTGCTGTCTCCTCTAAATGGATTGCTTCCAAGTATCTCCTAAACACAAGCCTTGCAGGCTCTTTTGGAGGCCTCAACCTCAGAATTCCAACGATCCTTGTCCTGTCTCCCGCGCTCACCTTATTCACTAAGTCATGGGTGACATTGATCTCCAAATTCACTGCCTGCTCTGAGCCCCTAAGATATTCTAATGGTTCTTGAATTTCGATCTTCTGGTGGTCAATGAATTCTGATTCCTCTGGAATCAGCCTGAAGTCCTTGTGCTTGCATTCGCATAATGCAGGCATTCTCTTTCCTGTCTCGCTCTGGTTGATTTTGTACTTGTTGCCGCAGCGCCTGCACTCCCATGCTGCAACCTTCAATTTCGGCAGCACATCAGTAATCTGCCTTATGACTCCTTCAACTGAAATTAATTTACCTAAATGCTCTGCCCCAATATCCCTCAAGTAAGGCTGCCTGTCCTTTGGCAAATTAAAAAACCTTATGAATGGAGCGAATTCTTCCACGCTCAAGGTAGGAACATCAATGTGCTGTATTGCAATTGATGCTGCCTCAAGCACGTAATCAGGATTCTCCAATAATGAATCAGACAATTCAAAATCAAATCTTTCCAGGTCCTTAAAATCAATTACAAGAGACCTTTTCTCCGGGTATTCTGCTGCAAGCCTTTCAATCTGCTTTTTGTAGACATGCTCAAAGAATTGCTCGAATTTGGCTACAAAAGGATTCTCTTCAGCCTGCTCTGCCAGAACTTCAACTTCCTTTTCTTGCGCCATTTTCTCCCCATACAAATTAATGCAGTAAAGCCCTTTTGAATTCTTTTGGAAGCATTTTGCCCGTGAAATCCACTGCAGAATCAGGTAATGGGAGTTAATAATTGAGAGAAATTTTTTCCCCTATTAAATTACAGGTGAAAACAATAAAAGAATTTTGGGTTCAGAAACCAAACTTCAAAAAAATTAATTAAAGGCAATTAATTATGCAGCAGGCTTTATTGGACTGCTTTTCTTTGCTTCCATTAGCATAACCACAAAGAATACTATCAGTATTAATGCAATTGCAGGCGCAGTGAATGGCATTAAATCAAACGGTTTCTCTCCAATGCAATCAATAGGACAGCTTTTTGCGTCTTCCCCTTCTTCGCACTTGCTGTTTCCGCATTCTGTTTTTGCTGTAATAAACTGTAATAGCATTGCTCCTGGTTCGTATGCGTCTGCTCTTGCTGTTATTGAGTTGAATCCTTTTTCTGTTGTTAATGCAACCATTCCTTCACTGTTTGTAGTGTAAGTTTTTCCTGCGTAAACTACTGTAGCGTCAGGTACTGCAGAACCATTGTCTAAGGTCACTAAAACATCTATTGTCTGCCCTGAAACAACCTCGGGGTTTTCGGTGCTTACTCTTAGGGAGGTTTTCTTTCCTTTAGGGCAGTCTTGCGAGCAGTTTCCGTGGTTTTCTCCTAGGTCGCATATGCTGTTGCCGCATAAAGATGAAGGCTCTTGCCCTGTTACGGTAATCCTTACAGTCTTATTGTTGTATCCGTCCTTCTTTACTGTAACAAGAGAGTATCCTTCTGTTGCGGTGAATTCTGTTTGGCCTTGGGCATTAGTGTATTGTGTTGTTTTGGCGTAAGTAACTGAAGCATTCTCCACAGGGTTTCCTGAACTTGAGTCTTTTGCTGTTACCATAAAGTTTGCTCCTGCATTTACTGTAGAAGGATTTAGTTCAACAGAGAATTCTTTTAGTGTTGGGCCGCCGCCTCCGCCACCGCCCCCCCCACCTGTACCGCAGTTGGGGATAACAGTATTAGAGCAAGCTCCAATAGAACAAGAGTCTGTAGTGCAATCGTTATTGTCATTGCAGTTCACCCCGCAACATAAGTCTGCTTTAATGCATGGATTCCAGGCTCCTTGTTCTGAGCATGTTTGGCTTCCGTTGCAGTTGTCTATGGTGCAGGATTGAGTTTGCCCTGGAGTGCATATTCCGCATGACTGGCTTTCAGTTCTTGGAGTTGAATTGCAGTTTATGTCA
Coding sequences:
- a CDS encoding KH domain-containing protein, coding for MIEEYLKVPKDRIAVIIGLHGETKKGIERATKTSIEVDSESGDIDVKSDAGNALNFYIALNIIKAIARGFSPEHAFLLKEKDNYLEIIDLSELLGKSEKLIKQKKGRVIGREGRVREEIERSTGALISVYGKTISIIGGLEEIEKAKKAIELLLEGASHDRAKKFLRKESFKKFEL
- a CDS encoding serine protein kinase RIO; translated protein: MKPKEFESLKEFIKEESTQRVFAKVFDEKTIAAVHKLATKGLIEELEFVISTGKEAHVFRARDRAGNFRAVKIYRITTSDFKNMSAYIQGDQRFKQVPKEKHELIFAWTKKEFKNLELARRAGVRVPLPLGFEKNVLVMEFIGVNGIPSNTMKETDIKDLSKAYNTMIEWIARMYKAGLVHSDLSEYNVLVRESEGEQELVLIDIGQAVLASHPKAREFFERDLRNVSNYFSKKGLKKSFEEAYEEVKKAVEFV
- the eif1A gene encoding translation initiation factor eIF-1A translates to MNGQKRGEQLSEEESIRRIRMPNRKEGEQFAIATQLLGVNQIKAIAEDGKERNCRIPGKMKKKVWIREGDLILIKVWDFQPSKADIVWRYLGFQREYIQKKGLLKNLPL
- a CDS encoding DUF424 family protein codes for the protein MYHKIHSIQGQTVLAACDRELVGKTLKKGKINFFVSPNFYKGELIKEKELELLLQECSSANLVGEKAVGIALKSGLASEKEVIRINNIPHIQVYKV
- a CDS encoding translation initiation factor IF-2 subunit beta, with protein sequence MTAKDSMDYEKMLDRLYMSLPKQALAKERFEMPVVESHIEGTKTIVKNFSSILKLINRDEKHLLKFITREIGTACFVSEGRLILNGKFSEKNVTELIHNYIKEFVLCRECNRPDTKFIDRQGVKVMRCEACGAISPVKHL
- a CDS encoding VTT domain-containing protein; protein product: MDLSFLLNDLLRSLGLVGLFLASLIANAAIFLVTPIDVIVVIAGSIGLWHPVVIGIVAGLGGALGEMTSYFIGLGGIKLVEKRFELKTVFFDYVRKRLDKWGSIFIFFASVTPFPFDFVGIVAGLIKYDWRKFFIAMLAGKIIKYALLAYAGFTGIKLLKLVFLERAEMQPVFLAGLALLIILIAGVYYLTKREVKEHL
- a CDS encoding nucleotidyl transferase AbiEii/AbiGii toxin family protein; this encodes MISIEELRFMAKKNGIQSYFQEKDYLQNVFLFNLFKETDKMIFKGGIALKIMFNYPRFSEDLDFNSNLNPKKIKELVRKALKQSSLLGLNYSFVKEELFKEAYTAKIRFEGPLFVGRIESTNTISIDAEKRTELHLKPEWRQAIQDYTDIPRYFVLVMQEKEIFAEKIRAMYARGKARDFLDVWLMIQNKVEFNKRLTEKKFREAGKRMRSLNFCGRKEFEQELRGLIYRAPDYEQVKKEIKGFLKGKIKQ
- a CDS encoding presenilin family intramembrane aspartyl protease; this translates as MNRKLVVQLVALFFITQLIGLVVGFELIREKNSGLIEQPAIVNQNPNDVINSIALIAYILIFTGILLLVIKFFRQFIALIFKVFESLVIFGTTNIVLLAVLNLFFPSIVLPFGGLEILAAGILAVFVRLVWKKSILLRNITSVIAAAGAGALIGITLGIIPVVLFVAALAVYDLIAVFKTKHMVTLAKEITSKNLSFTFALPTKEHTFELGTGDMVIPLTLTVSVLEASLSKVSFPGSIFAPSLVLAGSLVGLLLTIDYSSKHVGKALPALPPQTILMLAMIALSAALGFSVF